In Archangium violaceum, the following are encoded in one genomic region:
- a CDS encoding TonB family protein — translation MRTPEPPPERESGAESIAEIILGPVKPRTPGVLVWAAVATVSLHGVAGVFAWRVWQEGASRAPPVAAPKPPIRVDHVVDLRPQAIPEPPPPVSPPAPPPPRQQRQRAARAETPPSRAKPTNAPPSSEPARAGEVVAVKEGEAPLDFTGFDIVSGQAESYAGGVTASNGSSARAVEAVAGSGDDANGTGTSRARPIRLPARNWDCPWPREADTLRINEQTVVLRVVVTPEGQVTSAELVSDPGHGFGQAALACARGARFDAALDRDGRPYAATSPPIRVRFKRR, via the coding sequence GTGCGAACCCCTGAGCCACCCCCGGAGCGCGAGTCCGGCGCCGAGAGCATCGCGGAGATCATCCTCGGACCCGTGAAGCCGAGGACGCCGGGCGTGCTCGTGTGGGCGGCGGTGGCGACGGTGTCCCTGCACGGTGTGGCGGGCGTGTTCGCATGGCGGGTGTGGCAGGAGGGGGCCTCGCGCGCTCCGCCGGTGGCCGCTCCGAAGCCGCCGATCCGGGTCGATCATGTGGTGGACCTGCGACCCCAGGCCATTCCCGAGCCTCCTCCTCCCGTGTCTCCCCCAGCTCCGCCTCCGCCGCGGCAACAACGGCAGCGAGCGGCTCGGGCCGAGACGCCACCGAGCCGCGCGAAGCCCACCAACGCGCCTCCCTCTTCCGAGCCCGCTCGGGCCGGAGAGGTCGTCGCCGTGAAGGAGGGGGAAGCGCCCCTCGACTTCACCGGATTCGACATCGTGAGCGGTCAGGCCGAGAGCTATGCCGGAGGCGTGACGGCTTCCAACGGAAGCTCCGCGCGGGCGGTCGAGGCCGTCGCTGGCTCCGGAGACGATGCCAATGGAACCGGAACGAGCAGGGCCCGCCCCATCCGGCTCCCCGCGCGCAACTGGGACTGCCCCTGGCCGCGTGAGGCGGACACGCTGCGCATCAACGAGCAGACGGTCGTGCTGCGCGTCGTCGTGACTCCCGAGGGCCAGGTGACCTCGGCCGAGCTGGTGTCCGATCCGGGCCATGGTTTCGGCCAGGCGGCGCTCGCCTGTGCGCGGGGGGCGCGCTTCGACGCCGCCCTCGACCGGGACGGCCGTCCGTACGCGGCCACCTCGCCGCCGATCCGGGTCCGGTTCAAGCGTCGGTGA
- a CDS encoding stage II sporulation protein M — protein sequence MDMPEFIEVRRPRWEKLESLLDKAEGQGLRALELEEARSLGKLYRAVSSDLLWVRARSGSADVSAYLNDLVGRAYAITYPGQRPRFADVWGFVARGFPALMRQEWRMYAASVLLFLAGAGFGYLGMLVDPDAAPYLVPDQHLGMDPIKRAAEEAAGDGMSVGQQAQFTTFLFTHNIQVAFLAFALGITVGVGTALMLFTNGLMLGALAQVYTAKGMAGWFWAWILPHGIPEITAICIAGAAGFVIARGQIAPRGLPRGMALRQEAVRAVKLLFGTLALFVLAGFIEGTISQIHPPKLSVAFKVSFALTVGLGVYAYLCSDWMRGARRAAADGSGAS from the coding sequence ATGGACATGCCCGAGTTCATCGAGGTGCGGCGGCCGCGCTGGGAGAAGCTGGAGTCCCTGCTCGACAAGGCGGAGGGGCAGGGTCTGCGCGCCCTCGAATTGGAGGAGGCCCGCTCGTTGGGCAAGCTGTACCGCGCCGTCTCCAGCGACCTGCTCTGGGTGCGCGCGCGCAGCGGCTCGGCGGACGTGAGCGCGTACCTCAATGACCTGGTGGGCCGGGCCTATGCGATTACCTACCCGGGCCAGCGGCCGCGCTTCGCGGACGTGTGGGGCTTTGTCGCCCGGGGCTTTCCCGCGCTGATGCGTCAGGAGTGGCGCATGTACGCGGCGTCGGTGCTCCTGTTCCTGGCGGGCGCGGGCTTCGGGTACCTGGGCATGCTGGTGGACCCCGACGCGGCGCCCTACCTCGTCCCCGACCAGCACCTGGGCATGGACCCCATCAAGCGCGCCGCCGAGGAGGCCGCGGGCGATGGCATGTCGGTGGGGCAGCAGGCCCAGTTCACCACCTTCCTCTTCACGCACAACATCCAGGTGGCCTTCCTCGCCTTCGCGCTGGGCATCACCGTGGGCGTGGGCACGGCGCTGATGCTCTTCACCAACGGGCTGATGCTGGGCGCGCTCGCGCAGGTGTACACAGCCAAGGGCATGGCTGGCTGGTTCTGGGCGTGGATCCTCCCCCACGGCATTCCGGAGATCACCGCCATCTGCATCGCGGGCGCGGCGGGCTTCGTCATCGCCCGGGGTCAGATCGCTCCGCGCGGTCTCCCTCGAGGCATGGCGCTGCGCCAGGAGGCCGTACGCGCGGTGAAGCTCCTCTTCGGCACGCTCGCGCTCTTCGTGCTCGCGGGCTTCATCGAGGGCACCATCTCGCAGATCCACCCGCCGAAGCTCTCGGTGGCCTTCAAGGTCTCCTTCGCCCTGACGGTGGGCCTGGGCGTCTACGCGTACCTGTGCTCGGACTGGATGAGAGGGGCGCGTAGGGCCGCCGCGGATGGAAGC